Proteins encoded together in one Megalops cyprinoides isolate fMegCyp1 chromosome 20, fMegCyp1.pri, whole genome shotgun sequence window:
- the amer3 gene encoding uncharacterized protein amer3 — protein sequence MEELPKSPKRNILHPPGDMPSPSMEEGHSESESCGPGCPAHSGSEASNDRGDSCAQSPASPLEPGGQHILSPALTDTPSAGWAHSGFVRKSKTHDCVAGMGRWAEAGGAGPEGGCWTPSARRRGRLVSSVSFSGFGVSTGGRGRLLRENRSTSSRSRDIIDYRNLTPQVPFVPSIAKSIPKKRISLRRPRKAIKDLFGTKRHKQDKAPSPCAPTPRAGEQEVAHYGTRKHVRRRDRPCMGLLNTPEHNDLLSDSSTDYCHNLCEDMTSLKSFGSQTGCGEIFADEENHPSLEVPQRHDPDKDICEPRKASPVVGSYQGGVEQMASPAHSEVLDLFGMWDCLGRAVLLRQSPVTEGKVLNTVPAVTTPTKTDSKQPITSPNNSAQTPGHRTDVVTQKSDNQETVSTSDEGYYDYISPGLEDTSRDALTPCLSARFPRDSYSGDALYELFYDPNESGMTPIFDDEMGMSESILGLSGDLPLSMYSFHVGAEENLAPPLALDFVSQELFQSSWRGKDCLMKLCDTEISLAMGIMNWLKQRTEKTSPSEAANNMTDASRCSVHLEGGELSPKVQEGLEGQPQVDDGGAEKTGSQESMVCQADVSPASAEACSEELVPASPASSSHIKSQIKTPTNGFCFRIFNKDSPLTPSKDLASPMLRSPGSGTSSVFLLAINKESLCESCKGSLKQGSKELYLCASCMTFIEHIKTTDLINYTSCHRSSCAGTPQSLPRGFLDSPISPCTARSDIDIIQILEQCIGQVSSMKINGSHSQGESEMGSSPFLLQLGDNGEREVRAKESKEQRHRYLKSKHKRKSSNKEKNSLGMHSTEIDRRSLPRLGMESTNSPSFLGTGGLGLATANGSDELVLETYKSPCSDVSATSAFGNPTPAQTPRPKSLPLSSSACSEFASSQSHGVAPPGEDAAKEQPRERVRRHKKSGVNRGGQCGYTMPEEKKVERRRRMKK from the coding sequence ATGGAAGAGCTGCCAAAGAGCCCCAAACGAAACATTCTGCATCCCCCTGGGGACATGCCCAGTCCCAGCATGGAGGAGGGCCACAGTGAGAGCGAGAGCTGTGGGCCAGGCTGCCCTGCGCACAGCGGCAGCGAGGCCAGCAATGACAGAGGGGACAGTTGCGCCCAATCTCCAGCGAGCCCCTTGGAGCCCGGCGGCCAGCACATCCTGTCCCCGGCCCTCACGGACACACCCTCCGCTGGCTGGGCCCACTCCGGCTTCGTCCGGAAGAGCAAGACCCACGACTGTGTGGCCGGCATGGGGCGGTGGGCGGAggcgggcggggcggggcccGAAGGGGGGTGCTGGACTCCCTCTGCCCGACGCAGGGGGAGGCTCGTCAGCAGTGTCAGCTTCTCCGGATTCGGCGTCTCCACCGGCGGGCGGGGCAGGCTGCTGCGGGAGAACCGGAGTACTTCCAGCCGCAGCAGGGACATCATCGACTACCGCAACCTGACCCCCCAGGTGCCCTTCGTACCCTCCATCGCCAAGTCCATCCCCAAGAAGAGGATCTCCCTCAGGAGGCCCAGGAAGGCCATCAAAGACTTGTTTGGGACAAAGAGGCACAAGCAGGACAAGGCCCCCTCTCCATGTGCCCCGACTCCCAGAGCGGGTGAGCAGGAAGTGGCACATTATGGGACCAGGAAGCACGTGAGGCGCCGGGACCGCCCTTGTATGGGGCTCCTAAACACCCCTGAGCACAACgacctcctctctgactcctccacTGATTACTGCCACAACCTTTGCGAGGACATGACATCCCTGAAGAGCTTTGGCTCACAGACAGGATGCGGGGAGATATTTGCGGACGAGGAGAACCACCCGTCTCTGGAGGTCCCACAGAGGCATGACCCCGACAAGGACATCTGCGAGCCCAGGAAAGCCAGCCCTGTGGTAGGATCCTACCAGGGTGGTGTGGAGCAGATGGCCTCCCCTGCCCACTCGGAGGTCCTGGACTTGTTTGGGATGTGGGACTGCCTTGGCAGAGCCGTCCTCTTGAGACAGAGTCCTGTAACAGAGGGCAAGGTGCTAAATACTGTGCCAGCCGTCACCACCCCGACCAAAACCGACAGCAAACAGCCAATCACTTCTCCCAACAATTCTGCTCAAACACCAGGGCACCGGACGGATGTGGTGACACAAAAAAGTGACAACCAGGAAACGGTCTCCACCAGCGATGAAGGCTACTATGACTACATCTCTCCGGGGCTGGAGGACACCAGCAGGGATGCCCTCACGCCTTGCCTCTCGGCCCGATTCCCCAGAGACAGCTACAGTGGTGATGCCCTCTATGAGCTGTTTTACGACCCCAACGAGTCGGGGATGACCCCCATCTTTGATGACGAGATGGGCATGTCGGAGAGCATTCTTGGGCTCTCTGGTGACCTCCCGCTGTCCATGTACAGCTTTCACGTTGGGGCGGAGGAGAACCTGGCCCCGCCCTTGGCTCTGGACTTTGTGAGTCAGGAGCTCTTCCAGAGTAGCTGGAGGGGAAAGGACTGCCTGATGAAGCTGTGCGATACTGAGATCTCCCTGGCGATGGGGATCATGAACTGGCTCAAGCAGAGGACTGAGAAGACAAGTCCATCAGAGGCTGCAAATAATATGACAGATGCCAGCAGATGCAGTGTGCATTTGGAGGGTGGAGAACTTTCTCCCAAGGTTCAAGAAGGGCTGGAGGGGCAGCCGCAGGTTGATGATGGTGGTGCAGAGAAAACTGGCTCCCAAGAAAGCATGGTTTGCCAGGCAGATGTTAGCCCAGCTTCTGCTGAAGCCTGCAGCGAGGAACTTGTTCCGGCTTCACCAGCAAGCAGCAGTCATATCAAAAGCCAGATTAAGACACCCACGAACGGCTTTTGCTTCAGAATATTTAACAAAGACTCCCCTTTGACTCCCAGCAAAGATCTGGCATCTCCTATGCTGAGGTCTCCAGGATCTGGAACGAGTTCTGTGTTCCTGCTAGCAATTAACAAGGAGTCCCTATGCGAATCCTGCAAGGGCTCACTGAAGCAGGGCTCCAAAGAGCTCTACCTGTGTGCTTCATGCATGACTTTTATCGAGCACATTAAGACCACTGACCTCATTAACTACACCAGTTGTCACCGGTCGAGCTGTGCAGGGACGCCCCAATCGCTCCCCCGGGGATTCCTTGATTCTCCCATCAGCCCATGCACGGCAAGAAGCGACATTGACATCATTCAGATCCTGGAGCAGTGCATTGGCCAGGTGTCCTCTATGAAAATCAATGGGAGCCACAGCCAGGGGGAGTCAGAGATGGggtcctctccctttctcctccagctAGGGgacaatggagagagagaagtcagAGCCAAAGAGAGCAAAGAGCAGAGACATAGGTATCTCAAGTCCAAGCACAAGCGGAAAAGcagcaacaaagagaaaaatagcCTTGgaatgcacagcacagaaataGACAGAAGATCCTTACCACGCCTCGGGATGGAGAGTACAAACTCGCCTTCCTTCCTGGGGACCGGCGGTCTGGGTCTTGCTACGGCTAACGGTTCGGATGAGTTGGTCCTGGAAACATACAAGAGCCCCTGTTCGGATGTCTCTGCAACCAGCGCCTTTGGTAATCCAACCCCAGCCCAAACCCCCAGGCCGAAGTCCCTCCCCCTGTCCAGCTCTGCCTGCTCGGAGTTCGCCAGCAGCCAGAGTCACGGCGTGGCACCGCCGGGGGAGGATGCCGCCAAGGAGCAGCCGCGCGAGAGGGTGAGGAGGCACAAAAAATCCGGGGTAAACCGTGGTGGGCAGTGTGGCTACACCATGCCAGAGGAGAAGAAGGTGGAGCGCCGGcgcaggatgaaaaaatga